Proteins from a genomic interval of Burkholderia cepacia GG4:
- the lnt gene encoding apolipoprotein N-acyltransferase produces MDDPIPSRPAGGLLVPAPGRALPRWHYPAALLAGAANTLSFAPTPHGGWLQLAVFVWFFAQLTRTSSWRGAALTGGAFGFGNFISGIWWLYISMHVYGEMAAPLAGGALVLFSLYLSLYPAFSAGLWSFCAGHAWHRREPDPRPFSPTWHGAFAFASAWALGEWLRGTVFTGFPWLASGYPQVDGPFAGFAPVVGVYGIAWVLALFAALVVQALVAARRPPADARGAGGNARVRIAAPAGIAVALVAAGIGLSQATWTVPANAPLTVRLLQGNVKQDIKFEQEGIDAAIKMYQQMIVAQPADLIVTPETAIAVMIQELPEPFAVAIRKFSDTTGSAVLFGAVGASVTPDGHYVDYTNSLYGVTPHSRDIYHYDKHHLVPFGEFIPWGFRWFVDLMKMPLGDFARGAPVQKPFLVHNQPVMADICYEDLFGEEIAATIRDNPQPPGVLVNVTNLAWFGDTIALDQHLQIARMRALETGRPMLRSTNTGMTAAIDAHGRVLGQLKPFTIGSLDVRIEGTSGFTPYVTSGNNIVLAVSLVLLAFGFTFGPGLRRRNGAKADDRTV; encoded by the coding sequence ATGGACGATCCGATCCCGTCCCGCCCGGCTGGCGGTCTTCTCGTGCCGGCGCCCGGCCGCGCGCTGCCGCGCTGGCACTACCCGGCCGCGCTGCTCGCCGGCGCCGCCAATACGCTCAGCTTCGCGCCGACGCCGCACGGCGGCTGGCTGCAGCTCGCCGTATTCGTCTGGTTTTTCGCGCAGCTGACGCGCACGTCGAGCTGGCGCGGCGCCGCGCTCACCGGCGGCGCGTTCGGCTTCGGCAATTTCATCAGCGGCATCTGGTGGCTCTACATCAGCATGCACGTGTACGGCGAGATGGCCGCGCCGCTCGCGGGCGGCGCACTGGTGCTGTTCTCGCTGTACCTGTCGCTGTACCCGGCGTTCTCGGCCGGGCTGTGGTCGTTCTGCGCGGGCCATGCGTGGCATCGCCGCGAGCCCGATCCGCGGCCGTTCTCGCCGACCTGGCACGGCGCATTCGCCTTTGCGAGCGCGTGGGCGCTCGGCGAATGGCTGCGCGGCACCGTGTTTACCGGCTTTCCGTGGCTCGCGAGCGGCTATCCGCAGGTCGACGGCCCGTTCGCGGGCTTCGCGCCGGTCGTCGGCGTGTACGGGATCGCGTGGGTGCTCGCGTTGTTCGCCGCGCTGGTCGTGCAGGCGCTCGTCGCCGCGCGGCGGCCGCCCGCCGATGCACGCGGCGCCGGCGGCAACGCGCGCGTGCGCATCGCCGCGCCGGCCGGCATCGCCGTCGCGCTCGTCGCGGCCGGTATCGGACTGTCGCAGGCCACCTGGACCGTGCCCGCGAACGCGCCGCTCACGGTGCGGCTGCTGCAGGGCAACGTGAAGCAGGACATCAAGTTCGAGCAGGAAGGCATCGACGCGGCGATCAAGATGTACCAGCAGATGATCGTCGCGCAACCCGCCGACCTGATCGTCACGCCGGAGACCGCGATCGCGGTGATGATCCAGGAGCTGCCCGAGCCGTTCGCGGTCGCGATCCGCAAGTTCAGCGATACGACGGGCTCGGCCGTGCTGTTCGGCGCGGTCGGCGCGTCGGTGACGCCAGACGGCCATTACGTCGACTACACGAACAGCCTGTACGGCGTGACGCCGCACTCGCGCGACATCTATCACTACGACAAGCACCACCTCGTGCCCTTCGGCGAATTCATCCCGTGGGGCTTCCGGTGGTTCGTCGACCTGATGAAGATGCCGCTCGGCGACTTCGCGCGCGGCGCGCCGGTGCAGAAGCCGTTCCTCGTGCACAACCAGCCGGTGATGGCCGACATCTGCTACGAGGACTTGTTCGGCGAGGAAATCGCCGCGACGATCCGCGACAACCCGCAGCCGCCCGGAGTGCTCGTCAACGTGACGAACCTCGCGTGGTTCGGCGACACGATCGCGCTCGACCAGCACCTGCAGATCGCGCGGATGCGCGCGCTCGAAACGGGCCGGCCGATGCTGCGCTCGACCAACACCGGGATGACGGCCGCGATCGACGCGCACGGCCGCGTGCTCGGCCAGCTGAAGCCGTTCACGATCGGCTCGCTCGACGTGCGGATCGAAGGCACGAGCGGCTTCACGCCGTACGTGACGAGCGGCAACAACATCGTGCTCGCGGTGTCGCTGGTGCTGCTCGCGTTCGGCTTCACGTTCGGGCCGGGCCTGCGCCGCCGCAACGGCGCGAAGGCCGACGACCGGACCGTTTGA
- a CDS encoding HlyC/CorC family transporter — MNDSYPSRKPTDKPQEKRSLLERLTDFISPEPESRTELLEILQDAHERNLIDADSLSMIEGVFQVSDLCARDIMVPRAQMDAINIADKPEDFIPFVLEKAHSRYPVYEENRDNVIGVLLAKDLLRFYAEEEFDVRGMLRPAVFIPESKRLNVLLHDFRVNRNHLAIVVDEYGGVAGLITIEDVLEQIVGDIEDEYDFDEEAGNIISGPDGRYRVRALTEIEQFNEAFGTDFPDDEVDTIGGLITHHFGRVPHRGEKLQLGNLVFEIQRGDARQVHVLLVRRNPLASRRAETSHED; from the coding sequence ATGAACGATTCGTATCCCAGTCGAAAGCCAACCGACAAACCGCAAGAAAAGCGCTCGCTGCTCGAGCGCCTGACCGACTTCATCTCGCCCGAGCCGGAATCCCGGACCGAGCTGCTGGAAATCCTCCAGGACGCCCACGAACGCAACCTGATCGACGCCGATTCGCTGTCGATGATCGAAGGCGTGTTCCAGGTGTCCGACCTGTGCGCCCGCGACATCATGGTGCCGCGCGCACAGATGGACGCGATCAACATCGCCGACAAGCCTGAAGACTTCATTCCGTTCGTCCTCGAGAAAGCGCACTCGCGCTACCCCGTGTACGAGGAGAACCGCGACAACGTGATCGGCGTGCTGCTCGCGAAAGACCTGCTGCGCTTCTATGCCGAAGAGGAATTCGACGTGCGCGGGATGCTGCGCCCCGCCGTGTTCATTCCCGAATCGAAGCGCCTGAACGTGCTGCTGCACGACTTCCGCGTGAACCGCAACCACCTCGCGATCGTCGTCGACGAATACGGCGGCGTCGCGGGCCTGATCACGATCGAGGACGTGCTCGAACAGATCGTCGGCGACATCGAGGACGAATACGACTTCGACGAGGAAGCCGGCAACATCATCTCGGGGCCCGACGGCCGCTACCGCGTGCGCGCGCTCACCGAGATCGAACAGTTCAACGAGGCGTTCGGCACCGACTTCCCCGACGACGAGGTCGACACGATCGGCGGGCTGATCACCCATCATTTCGGCCGCGTGCCGCACCGCGGCGAGAAGCTGCAGCTCGGCAACCTCGTGTTCGAGATCCAGCGCGGCGACGCGCGCCAGGTCCACGTGCTGCTGGTCCGCCGCAACCCGCTCGCGAGCCGCCGCGCCGAAACCTCGCACGAGGACTGA
- a CDS encoding gamma-glutamylcyclotransferase, with the protein MRHAAMLPPAYPPSIGEGRLLTEDELAASLAHTMRDWDGRQDLWLFGYGSLIWNPGLPTVAAVRGKVHGYHRGLYLWSRVNRGTPERPGLVLALDRGGSCSGIAFRLAGPTAQPHLETLWKREMPMGSYRPAWLPCTLETGERVNALAFVMRRDVPTYTGKLTDPVVKEVFGCAAGRYGTTLDYVSRTVDALRASGIPDRALEGLLARCR; encoded by the coding sequence ATGCGCCACGCCGCGATGCTGCCGCCCGCCTACCCGCCGTCGATCGGCGAGGGACGGCTGCTGACGGAAGACGAGCTCGCGGCGTCGCTCGCGCACACGATGCGCGACTGGGACGGCCGGCAGGATCTCTGGCTGTTCGGCTATGGCTCGCTGATCTGGAACCCCGGGCTGCCAACGGTCGCCGCGGTGCGCGGCAAGGTGCACGGCTACCATCGCGGGCTCTACCTGTGGTCGCGCGTGAACCGCGGCACGCCCGAACGTCCGGGCCTCGTGCTCGCGCTCGATCGCGGCGGCTCGTGCTCGGGCATCGCATTCCGGCTCGCGGGCCCGACCGCGCAGCCGCATCTCGAGACCTTGTGGAAGCGCGAGATGCCGATGGGCTCGTACCGGCCCGCGTGGCTGCCGTGCACGCTCGAGACCGGCGAACGCGTGAACGCGCTCGCGTTCGTGATGCGCCGCGACGTGCCGACCTACACGGGCAAGCTGACCGATCCCGTCGTGAAGGAAGTGTTCGGCTGCGCGGCCGGCCGCTACGGCACGACGCTCGACTACGTGAGCCGCACCGTCGACGCGCTGCGCGCGAGCGGCATCCCCGATCGCGCGCTGGAAGGGCTGCTCGCCCGATGCCGGTGA
- the ybeY gene encoding rRNA maturation RNase YbeY, whose translation MKSSRSRKSGRAQSAAPDSPRLSLFDAKGKARTVNAQGLRIDFPDGRSLMFDLSGSSGDAAVAIVAQHNDPAMRAKLALQPEHYDSVTLHVGAELAPREDEIDEMADEPRELELDLSVQYGDEITGEVRKTLPKRKLIAEWIEPALFASAQLTVRFVGEEEGRTLNAGYRHKDYPTNVLTFAYDAAPDGTVIGDLVLCCPVVEKEAHEQGKPLAAHYAHLLVHGALHAQGYDHETSDEDAAEMEALEVAILAKLGFPNPYQ comes from the coding sequence ATGAAATCCTCCCGTTCTCGCAAGTCCGGGCGCGCCCAGTCCGCCGCGCCCGATTCCCCCCGTCTTTCGCTGTTCGATGCGAAGGGCAAGGCCCGGACCGTCAACGCGCAAGGGCTGCGAATCGACTTTCCGGACGGCCGCAGCCTGATGTTCGACCTGTCGGGCAGCTCGGGCGACGCAGCCGTCGCCATCGTCGCGCAGCACAACGACCCGGCGATGCGCGCGAAGCTCGCGCTGCAGCCCGAGCATTACGACAGCGTGACGCTGCACGTGGGCGCCGAACTCGCGCCGCGCGAGGACGAAATCGACGAAATGGCGGACGAGCCGCGCGAACTGGAGCTCGACCTGTCCGTGCAGTACGGCGACGAGATCACCGGCGAAGTGCGCAAGACGCTGCCCAAGCGCAAGCTGATCGCCGAATGGATCGAGCCGGCGCTGTTCGCCAGCGCGCAGCTGACCGTGCGCTTCGTCGGCGAGGAGGAAGGCCGCACGCTGAACGCCGGCTACCGCCACAAGGACTACCCGACCAACGTGCTGACCTTCGCGTACGACGCAGCGCCCGACGGCACCGTGATCGGCGACCTCGTGCTGTGCTGCCCGGTCGTCGAGAAGGAAGCGCACGAGCAGGGCAAGCCGCTCGCGGCCCACTACGCGCACCTGCTGGTGCACGGCGCACTGCACGCGCAGGGCTACGATCACGAGACGAGCGACGAGGACGCGGCCGAAATGGAAGCGCTCGAAGTCGCCATCCTCGCGAAGCTGGGCTTCCCGAACCCGTACCAGTAA
- a CDS encoding PhoH family protein yields the protein MKTVQALEFTAPREDNARLANLCGPLDENLRQIEQALDVTLARRGHRITIRGRGAKLALTALENFYNRARDPLSVDDIQLALVEVRHTGGNGRQNTLDVRFRGDPDHPFDEPVVQLDDESPDEEPAPKLYTRRADLRGRTPAQREYLKQILSHDVTFGIGPAGTGKTYLAVACAVDALERDQVKRIVLTRPAVEAGERLGFLPGDLAQKVDPYLRPLYDALYDLLGFDKTAKMFERQMIEIAPLAYMRGRTLNHAFIILDEAQNTTPEQMKMFLTRIGFGSKAVVTGDTSQVDLPRGHKSGLVEAQQVLGGVRGIALTRFTSADVVRHPLVARIVEAYDDFHAQHQDA from the coding sequence TTGAAGACCGTCCAAGCACTGGAATTCACCGCGCCGCGCGAAGACAACGCGCGCCTCGCCAACCTCTGCGGCCCGCTCGACGAGAACCTGCGGCAGATCGAACAGGCACTCGACGTCACGCTCGCGCGGCGCGGCCACCGGATCACGATCCGCGGGCGCGGCGCGAAGCTCGCGCTTACCGCGCTCGAAAACTTCTACAACCGTGCGCGCGATCCGCTGTCGGTCGACGATATCCAGCTCGCGCTGGTCGAAGTGCGTCACACCGGCGGCAACGGCCGCCAGAACACACTCGACGTGCGCTTCCGCGGCGACCCCGACCATCCGTTCGACGAACCCGTCGTGCAGCTCGACGACGAAAGCCCCGACGAGGAACCGGCGCCGAAGCTCTACACGCGGCGCGCCGACCTGCGCGGCCGCACGCCCGCGCAGCGCGAATACCTGAAGCAGATCCTGTCGCACGACGTGACGTTCGGCATCGGGCCAGCCGGCACCGGCAAGACCTACCTCGCGGTCGCGTGCGCGGTCGACGCGCTCGAGCGCGACCAGGTCAAGCGGATCGTGCTGACGCGCCCGGCCGTCGAAGCCGGCGAGCGGCTCGGCTTCCTGCCGGGCGATCTCGCGCAGAAGGTCGACCCGTACCTGCGCCCGCTGTACGACGCGCTGTACGACCTGCTCGGCTTCGACAAGACCGCCAAGATGTTCGAGCGCCAGATGATCGAGATCGCGCCGCTCGCGTACATGCGCGGCCGCACGCTGAACCACGCGTTCATCATCCTCGACGAGGCGCAGAACACGACGCCCGAGCAGATGAAGATGTTCCTCACGCGGATCGGCTTCGGCTCGAAGGCCGTCGTCACCGGCGACACGAGCCAGGTCGACCTGCCGCGCGGGCACAAGAGCGGCCTCGTCGAGGCGCAGCAGGTGCTCGGCGGTGTGCGCGGCATCGCGCTCACGCGCTTCACGAGCGCGGACGTCGTGCGTCATCCGCTCGTCGCGCGCATCGTCGAGGCATACGACGACTTCCACGCGCAGCACCAGGACGCGTGA
- the miaB gene encoding tRNA (N6-isopentenyl adenosine(37)-C2)-methylthiotransferase MiaB, translated as MTKKVYVKTFGCQMNEYDSDKMVDVLNAAEGLEKTDTPEDADIILFNTCSVREKAQEKVFSDLGRVRELKEAKPGLLIGVGGCVASQEGASIVSRAPYVDLVFGPQTLHRLPQMIDARRTSGRAQVDITFPEIEKFDHLPPARVEGPSAFVSIMEGCSKYCSYCVVPYTRGDEVSRPLDDVLTEVAGLADQGVREVTLLGQNVNAYRGALTAGSTEIADFATLIEYVADIPGIERIRYTTSHPKEFTQRLIDTYAKVPKLVSHLHLPVQHGSDRILMAMKRGYTVLEYKSVIRKLRAIRPDLSLSTDMIVGFPGETEDDFDKMMALVHEMSYDTSFSFIYSPRPGTPAANLHDDTPREVKLKRLQHLQATIEENVARISQSMVGKVERILVEGPSRKDPNELSGRTENNRVVNFPAPLASHPRLIGQMIDVKINHAYPHSLRGELLLVSDDASAATH; from the coding sequence ATGACAAAGAAAGTTTACGTAAAGACCTTCGGCTGCCAGATGAACGAGTACGACTCGGACAAGATGGTGGACGTGCTCAATGCGGCCGAAGGCCTCGAAAAGACCGATACCCCGGAAGACGCGGACATCATCCTGTTCAACACGTGCTCGGTGCGCGAGAAGGCGCAGGAAAAGGTGTTCTCCGACCTCGGCCGCGTGCGCGAGCTGAAGGAAGCGAAGCCGGGCCTGCTGATCGGCGTCGGCGGCTGCGTCGCGAGCCAGGAAGGCGCGTCGATCGTGTCGCGCGCCCCGTACGTCGACCTCGTGTTCGGCCCGCAGACGCTGCACCGCCTGCCGCAGATGATCGACGCGCGCCGCACGAGCGGCCGTGCGCAGGTCGACATCACGTTCCCCGAGATCGAGAAGTTCGACCACCTGCCGCCTGCGCGCGTCGAGGGGCCGAGCGCGTTCGTGTCGATCATGGAGGGCTGCTCGAAGTACTGCAGCTACTGCGTCGTGCCGTACACGCGCGGCGATGAAGTGTCGCGCCCGCTCGACGACGTGCTGACCGAAGTGGCCGGTCTCGCCGACCAGGGCGTGCGCGAAGTCACGCTGCTCGGCCAGAACGTGAACGCGTATCGCGGCGCGCTGACGGCCGGTTCCACCGAGATCGCCGATTTCGCGACACTGATCGAATACGTCGCCGACATCCCCGGCATCGAGCGGATCCGCTACACGACGTCGCACCCGAAGGAATTCACGCAGCGCCTGATCGACACCTACGCGAAGGTGCCGAAGCTCGTGAGCCACCTGCACCTGCCGGTCCAGCACGGCTCCGACCGCATCCTGATGGCGATGAAGCGCGGCTACACGGTGCTCGAATACAAATCGGTGATCCGCAAGCTGCGCGCGATCCGCCCCGACCTGTCGCTTTCCACCGACATGATCGTCGGCTTCCCCGGCGAGACCGAGGACGATTTCGACAAGATGATGGCGCTCGTGCACGAGATGAGCTACGACACCAGCTTCTCGTTCATCTACAGCCCGCGCCCCGGCACGCCGGCCGCGAACCTGCACGACGACACGCCGCGCGAGGTCAAGCTCAAACGCCTGCAACATCTGCAGGCGACCATCGAGGAAAACGTCGCGCGCATCAGCCAGTCGATGGTTGGGAAGGTCGAGCGGATCCTCGTCGAGGGCCCGTCGCGCAAGGACCCGAACGAACTGTCGGGCCGCACCGAGAACAACCGGGTCGTGAATTTCCCGGCGCCGCTCGCGTCGCACCCGCGCCTGATCGGCCAGATGATCGACGTGAAGATCAACCACGCGTACCCGCACTCGCTGCGCGGCGAGCTCCTGCTCGTGAGCGACGACGCGAGCGCGGCCACCCACTGA
- a CDS encoding helix-turn-helix domain-containing protein, with the protein MSSPLALVRDVSSFESGDAADARTSASLDVLEQVVGVNLARLRAERQLSLDALARLSGVSRAMLAQIESARSVPSIKVLCKIAAALKVSVAAFLRRHAVNGFEHLAAERASRLVSSNGRFSARALYPQGEPAAAEFHELRIAPLHTEPGTRRAPGTSVNLVVSEGTLEVSVHDRRQLLATGDAIVFDADQPYSLRNPGDSEARAFRVTVSPEVPPRWLVPDAVHAAG; encoded by the coding sequence ATGTCTTCACCCCTGGCGCTGGTGCGCGATGTGTCTTCCTTCGAGTCCGGCGATGCCGCCGACGCGCGGACGTCCGCGTCGCTCGATGTCCTCGAACAGGTCGTCGGCGTGAACCTCGCGCGCTTGCGCGCCGAGCGGCAACTGTCGCTCGATGCGCTCGCGCGGCTGTCCGGCGTCTCGCGGGCGATGCTCGCGCAGATCGAATCGGCGCGCAGCGTGCCGTCGATCAAGGTGCTCTGCAAGATCGCCGCGGCGCTGAAGGTCTCGGTCGCCGCGTTCCTGCGTCGCCACGCGGTGAACGGCTTCGAGCACCTGGCGGCCGAGCGCGCGTCGCGGCTCGTCAGCTCGAACGGGCGTTTCTCGGCGCGTGCGCTGTATCCGCAAGGCGAACCGGCCGCGGCCGAGTTCCACGAGCTGCGGATCGCGCCGCTGCATACCGAGCCCGGTACGCGCCGCGCGCCCGGCACGTCGGTCAACCTCGTCGTCAGCGAGGGCACGCTCGAAGTCAGCGTGCACGACCGCCGCCAGCTGCTCGCGACCGGCGACGCGATCGTGTTCGACGCCGACCAGCCGTACAGCCTGCGCAACCCGGGCGATAGCGAGGCGCGCGCGTTCCGCGTGACGGTGAGCCCCGAGGTGCCGCCGCGCTGGCTCGTGCCCGACGCCGTGCACGCGGCCGGCTGA
- the ribB gene encoding 3,4-dihydroxy-2-butanone-4-phosphate synthase, translated as MSLMSVSSAPADAFADLPLLDSEPVPPRIAAALDALRAGRAVVLQDDHDRENEADLIVAAERITPETMALLIRECSGIVCLCLTDDKVRALELAPMVQTNESRNGTAFTVSIEAREGVHTGVSAADRVTTIRAAIADDAKPYDIVRPGHVFPLRAQPGGVLARRGHTEGTVDLSILAGLKPAGVLCELMNPDGTMTRGDDVERFAQQHGLPMLTIAELVEFREALAAARERCCEPA; from the coding sequence ATGTCCTTGATGTCCGTTTCGTCGGCACCCGCCGACGCCTTTGCCGATCTCCCGTTGCTCGATTCCGAACCGGTGCCGCCACGCATCGCCGCCGCGCTCGACGCGTTGCGCGCGGGCCGCGCGGTCGTGTTGCAGGACGATCACGACCGTGAAAACGAGGCCGACCTGATCGTTGCCGCCGAGCGCATCACGCCCGAGACAATGGCGCTGCTGATCCGCGAGTGCAGCGGCATCGTGTGCCTGTGCCTGACCGACGACAAGGTGCGCGCGCTCGAGCTGGCGCCGATGGTGCAGACCAACGAAAGCCGCAACGGCACCGCCTTCACCGTATCGATCGAGGCGCGCGAAGGCGTGCATACCGGCGTGTCCGCGGCCGACCGCGTGACGACGATCCGCGCGGCGATCGCCGACGACGCAAAGCCGTACGACATCGTGCGCCCCGGCCACGTGTTTCCGCTGCGTGCGCAACCGGGCGGCGTGCTGGCGCGCCGCGGTCATACCGAAGGCACGGTCGACCTGTCGATTCTCGCGGGCCTGAAGCCGGCCGGCGTGCTGTGCGAGCTGATGAATCCGGACGGCACGATGACGCGCGGTGACGACGTCGAGCGTTTCGCGCAACAGCATGGGCTGCCGATGCTGACGATCGCGGAACTCGTCGAATTCCGCGAGGCGCTGGCCGCCGCGCGCGAGCGCTGCTGCGAGCCGGCCTGA
- a CDS encoding HAD family hydrolase, giving the protein MLDHLICDCDGVLVDSEVIADRVLFETLSTTFPHLDFTAAAKSAFGQQTSRFLAGLEAQFGIRMPDNFIETIEHNIETGLAQSLAPITGVRDALLKVGLPAAVVSNSRLVRVRSSLKRASLTEIFGDRVFSSEQVARPKPYPDVYLHAAHTLGVAPERCIVVEDSVSGLNAARAAGMKTIAFVGASHIPDNYADALRAMGITRIMRKMDELPALVAAGMRGEFGDVQS; this is encoded by the coding sequence ATGCTCGATCACCTCATCTGTGACTGCGACGGCGTACTCGTCGACAGCGAAGTCATCGCCGACCGCGTGCTGTTCGAAACGCTGTCCACCACCTTCCCGCACCTGGATTTCACAGCCGCCGCGAAGTCGGCGTTCGGCCAGCAGACGTCACGCTTTCTCGCCGGGCTCGAAGCGCAATTCGGGATCCGGATGCCCGACAACTTCATCGAAACCATTGAGCACAACATCGAGACCGGTCTCGCGCAGTCGCTCGCGCCGATCACCGGCGTGCGCGACGCATTGCTGAAGGTCGGCCTGCCGGCCGCGGTGGTATCGAACAGCCGGCTCGTGCGCGTGCGCAGCTCGCTCAAGCGCGCGTCGCTCACCGAAATCTTCGGCGATCGCGTGTTCAGCTCCGAGCAGGTCGCGCGGCCGAAGCCCTATCCCGACGTGTACCTGCATGCGGCGCATACGCTGGGCGTCGCGCCGGAGCGCTGCATCGTCGTCGAGGACAGCGTGTCGGGCCTGAACGCCGCGCGCGCGGCGGGCATGAAGACGATCGCGTTCGTCGGCGCGAGCCACATCCCCGACAACTACGCGGACGCGCTGCGCGCGATGGGCATCACGCGAATCATGCGCAAGATGGATGAACTGCCGGCGCTCGTCGCGGCCGGCATGCGCGGCGAATTCGGCGACGTGCAGTCCTGA
- a CDS encoding MIP/aquaporin family protein — MSPYIAEFIGTAILVLLGNGAVANVLLAKTKGKGADLIVIVMGWAMAVFVAVYVTASFSGAHLNPIVTISLALAGKFAWSKVGGYILAQMLGGMAGALLVWLAYRQHFAKEVDADLKLAVFCTAPAIRSVTHNVLTEAICTFVLILGVLYLASPQVGLGALDALPVGLLVLGIGISLGGPTGYAMSPARDLSPRLMHALLPIPGKRDSDWRYAWVPVIGPLLGGAAAAGLYLRLHAMA; from the coding sequence ATGTCACCTTATATTGCGGAATTCATCGGCACGGCGATCCTCGTGCTGCTCGGCAACGGCGCGGTCGCAAACGTGCTGCTGGCAAAGACCAAGGGCAAAGGCGCGGACCTGATCGTGATCGTGATGGGCTGGGCGATGGCCGTGTTCGTCGCCGTCTACGTGACCGCGTCGTTCAGCGGCGCGCACCTGAACCCGATCGTCACGATCAGCCTCGCGCTCGCCGGCAAGTTCGCGTGGTCGAAGGTCGGCGGCTACATCCTCGCGCAAATGCTCGGCGGGATGGCCGGCGCGCTGCTCGTGTGGCTCGCCTATCGCCAGCACTTCGCGAAGGAAGTCGACGCGGACCTGAAGCTCGCGGTGTTCTGCACGGCACCCGCAATCCGCAGCGTCACGCACAACGTGCTGACCGAAGCGATCTGCACGTTCGTGCTGATCCTCGGCGTGCTGTACCTCGCGTCGCCGCAAGTCGGCCTCGGCGCGCTCGACGCGCTGCCCGTCGGCCTGCTCGTGCTCGGCATCGGCATCTCGCTCGGCGGCCCGACCGGCTATGCGATGAGCCCGGCGCGCGACCTGTCGCCGCGCCTGATGCATGCGCTGCTGCCGATCCCCGGCAAGCGCGACAGCGACTGGCGCTATGCGTGGGTGCCGGTGATCGGCCCGCTGCTCGGCGGCGCCGCGGCGGCCGGCCTGTATCTGCGCCTGCACGCGATGGCCTGA